The Deltaproteobacteria bacterium genomic sequence TGACGCCCAGGAGGGTTTCGCTGTTGGTGCGGGCGTTGCGGCCCAATTGGGCCGATAGCTTTGGAAGGGACCGGTTGATTTCCTTGCACCGCAGAAGCAGGTCCACCGTGCCCAGAGCGCCGGCGGCCACCACCACGGACCGAGCCGTGAGGCGGCGCTTACTCTTCGTCAGCCAGGCCGAAGGGTCCTGAAAAAGAACCGTATAACCCTCTTTTCCTTCTTGTATGGGCAGGATGTCATAGACCTGCGCATCCGGAACGATCTTGGTTCCGTTTTTTTCGGCAAAATGAAGATAGTTCTTGTCCAGGGTGTTCTTGGCGTTGTACCGGCACCCGACCATGCATCCTCCGCAGAAGTTGCATCCCGCGCGGTCGGGGCCGCCTCCGCCGAAGTACGGATCCGGTACTGTTTTCTCCGGCTCCCCGAAAAAGACCCCCACGTCGAGCATTCTGAACGTGCGGTCGCGTCCCATCCCGCGGGCGACATCGAGCAATGTCTCGTCGGCAACGGTGGATCTTGGGTTCTTTACCACGCCCAGCATTCGTTTGGCCTCGGCGTAACAGGGCGCCAACGTCTCTTTCCAATTCCGAAGACCTTTCCAGCTTTCGGCGTTGTAGAACGCGTCTCCGGGCTCCATCAGTACGTTTCCATAATTCAGGCTGCCCCCGCCGACACCGCTCCCGCTCAGAATCAGAATGTTCTTGAAGAGAGTAATGACCTGAATCCCCAGAAGTTTCATTTTGGGCGCCCAGAGAAACCTTCGGAGGTTCCAGTTCGTCTTGGGAAAATCTTCCGCACGGTACCGCCGCCCTCGCTCGAGCACGCACACGGAATAGCCCTTTTCGGAAAGCCTCATGGCGGATACGCTGCCACCGAATCCCGAACCGATCACAATGAAATCGAAGTCGTATGCTTCGGACACCTTGGACCCCTTTCGGCTGCGACAGTGTATTGGTTCTTGCCTAACTCGATTCAGATGGTGAAACATTCCTCGGCATAAGGTGGATCGGGACATCGTCCATGGAGCGACCCAGAAGCAAAATAACGGACCCGCGCAGTATGAGCCTTGAGAAGAACGGCCGCTTACGGTATCTATCCGTTTGTGACGTGCAGCGGAATACTCGGCGCGAACGGTATACGGTTTTCGGCTCTTTTCTTCCGGATCCGGCTCGTTGGAAACGCCACAACAGACCTATACTCCGACAACCTTCACTTGCCTGTCAACAATTAATCATTCTCTCGAGGGCATTGCCGGCGGGGGCCGGAGCAGGTAGTATAGGCGGGCAAATGCCCCGTGCTTGCATGGGGTGGACGGGAGCCCCTTCTGCTTGGTCGTCATGCCGGCGCAGATCCGAAACCGGTTCGTCTCGCGGGCCGGCCGAGAACGGGCGTTCTGCAACAGGGTAACTCCTCATTTTTTAACACAAGGAGAGATCATCCCATGACCAGCCAAAGGACGTCGGTGATCTTAAGCCGATTTCTGCTCGTCGCCGTAATCTCCTGTTTTTGCTCGGGCGCTTCATGGGCCGGGAACACCCTATCCTTATCCAGGGGACAGACCGTGTACGCGCCCATCTACTCGCACATTTACAGCGGCGATAAGGAGCAGCCGTTCTACTTGGCCGCCACTCTCAGTATTCGAAATGTGGATCCGAACCATCAAATAACGATTACGAAAGTGGATTACTATGATTCCGCCGGTAGTCTATTGAAGAAATATCTAGAAAAAGCGGTGGTCCTGGATCCAATGGCGTCGACTCGATACGTGGTAAAAGAATCGGACAAGACCGGAGGCTCCGGAGCGAACTTCCTTGTGCAATGGAAATCGGAAAAAATGGTAAATCCGCCCATCGTCGAATCGGTCATGATCGGTGCGCAGCGCCAGCAGGGAATCTCATTTACGTCTCGAGGAAAGGTCATCGAAGAGACCGAATAACGTGTTCGCGGATACGCCTTGAATAAGGTATCGAGGGGGGCCTCACCACAAAGTCCGGAGCATCGGATCAGAATGCTCCATCCATCTGGAAGGGAGGTACTATGCGAGTGCTGGTTGAAAAGGCGGGACCGGTCACCACGGTGGTCATCAACCGTCCGGAAGCGCGCAACGCGGTGGATTACCAGACCTGCCTGGAACTGAGAAACGCGTTTAGGGCCTTTAACGAGGACCCGGACGCCTCGGTGGCCGTGCTTTGCGGAATCGGAGGTACGTTCTGCGCGGGGTACGACCTCAAAAGCGCGGCCCGGGGAGACGTGGAATCCATCTACGAACCGGAAGGCGAAGGTCCGATGGGCCCTTCCCGCATGCTTCTTTCCAAGCCGGTCATAGCCGCCGTGGAGGGCTTTGCCGTGGCGGGCGGCCTCGAGCTTGCCCTGTGGTGCGATATGCGCGTCATGGCGGAGGACGCCGTCTTCGGAGTGTTCTGTCGTCGCTGGGGAGTGCCCCTGGTGGATGGCGGTACGGTGCGGTTGCCGCGCTTGATCGGCCTGAGCAGAGCACTGGACATGATCCTCACGGGCCGGCCCGTGGGTTCCCGCGAAGCCCTCGAGTGGGGTTTGGCCAACCGGGTGACCCCTTCAGGGGAGGCGCGAACCGCGGCGGAGGATTTGGCTCGGGACATCGCCGGTTTTCCGCAGATCTGCATGCGTACGGATCGCGAATCCGCGTACCGGCAGTGGGATCTGACGATCGAGGAAGCCCTCAAGAATGAGGGCCGGCAAGGGCTCAAACCGCTCATGGCTGAGGCTAAGACCGGCGCCGCCCGGTTTGCGTCCGGGGCCGGACGTGGGGGCGCCTTCGACAAGAGCTGATGTCGTATGGGTTGATCTCGGTCGTTGCCATGGACAGGATACCGATTCGAAGCGCCCTATGCTCTGATTTCAAAGCAACCTTTTGCATGCCTGCAGGCATACTGAACGAAATCGAGGAAAAAGCGCGGGAGCGATCACAAGGCAACCTACCTCGAGGGGCCCAGGGCTTTTCAAGCGGATGTCGAACAAGACCGATCGCTCTACCTTGGCCCACCCTAAACAGTATTCACGTCCAGAGGAACCCATGTTCATAGAAGCTTTCCAAATCATCGCGGGACCGCTCGGGAATGATAGGCTTCGACGGGTCGCCCTCGGGGCCTTTCGAACGTTGATCCTATCAGTGACTCTTCTGTGTTCAGGGCTTTCTTCGGCCCAGACGCCCGGCGTTCCGGCTGGAAGAAGTTCCTCGCCGTCGGAAAACCCGGCATCCTCCAT encodes the following:
- a CDS encoding crotonase/enoyl-CoA hydratase family protein; its protein translation is MRVLVEKAGPVTTVVINRPEARNAVDYQTCLELRNAFRAFNEDPDASVAVLCGIGGTFCAGYDLKSAARGDVESIYEPEGEGPMGPSRMLLSKPVIAAVEGFAVAGGLELALWCDMRVMAEDAVFGVFCRRWGVPLVDGGTVRLPRLIGLSRALDMILTGRPVGSREALEWGLANRVTPSGEARTAAEDLARDIAGFPQICMRTDRESAYRQWDLTIEEALKNEGRQGLKPLMAEAKTGAARFASGAGRGGAFDKS
- a CDS encoding DUF3124 domain-containing protein is translated as MTSQRTSVILSRFLLVAVISCFCSGASWAGNTLSLSRGQTVYAPIYSHIYSGDKEQPFYLAATLSIRNVDPNHQITITKVDYYDSAGSLLKKYLEKAVVLDPMASTRYVVKESDKTGGSGANFLVQWKSEKMVNPPIVESVMIGAQRQQGISFTSRGKVIEETE
- a CDS encoding GMC family oxidoreductase: MFHHLNRVRQEPIHCRSRKGSKVSEAYDFDFIVIGSGFGGSVSAMRLSEKGYSVCVLERGRRYRAEDFPKTNWNLRRFLWAPKMKLLGIQVITLFKNILILSGSGVGGGSLNYGNVLMEPGDAFYNAESWKGLRNWKETLAPCYAEAKRMLGVVKNPRSTVADETLLDVARGMGRDRTFRMLDVGVFFGEPEKTVPDPYFGGGGPDRAGCNFCGGCMVGCRYNAKNTLDKNYLHFAEKNGTKIVPDAQVYDILPIQEGKEGYTVLFQDPSAWLTKSKRRLTARSVVVAAGALGTVDLLLRCKEINRSLPKLSAQLGRNARTNSETLLGVTTRDKSINFSEGVGITSGFYPDDVTYIEPVRYPEGSSFMKLVAGPLTEGRSRLTRAVKFIANIFLHPLDSFHLIFHLNWARSSIIFLVMQTVDTRLHFSIKRSMPPFPGAKLVTTPDKGKRISAYIQIGYDVAKRFSKKVKGIPQSTITEAVLNIPATAHILGGCVIGKDPARGVVDEDCRVFGYDNLYVVDGSVIPANLGVNPSLTITALAEHAMKGIKEKEQSA